Genomic segment of Tomitella fengzijianii:
TGGCCAAGGGCGGCACCGAGGTCACGTTCGGTGACTTCGGCCTGCAGGCCCTGGAGCCGGCGTACATCACGAACCGCCAGATCGAGGCGGCGCGTATCGCGATGACCCGCCACATCAAGCGCGGCGGCAAGATCTGGATCAACATCTTCCCGGATCGCCCGCTGACCAAGAAGCCGGCCGAGACCCGCATGGGCTCCGGCAAGGGTTCGCCGGAGTGGTGGGTCGCGAACGTCAAGCCCGGGCGCGTGATGTTCGAGATGAGCTACCCCAACGAGGAGATCGCCCGCGAAGCACTGCTGCGTGCGGCGCACAAGCTCCCCTGCAAATGCCGGATCGTGACTAGGGAGGGGAGCTTCTGATGGCAACGGGAACCCAGGCATCCGAGCTCCGGGAGCTCGGCGAGGAAGAGCTGACCACGTCGCTCCGTGAAGCCAAGGAGGAACTGTTCAACCTCCGCTTCCAGATGGCGACCGGGCAGCTCGACAACAATCGCCGCCTCCGGACCGTCCGGCGCAACATCGCCCGGATCTACACCGTGCTCCGCGAGCGTGAGCTGGGGCTCGCGGCCGGACCGGACGAGGACGGCGCCGCATGAGTGAGGACAAGACAGTGAGCACCACCGAGAACGCAGCGAGCACGGAAGCGGCCGACGAGCGCGGCCGCCGCAAGATCCGTATCGGCTACGTCGTCTCCGACAAGATGGAGAAGACGATCGTCGTCGAGCTCGAAGACCGCGTCAAGCACCCGCTGTACGGCAAGATCATCCGCCGCACCAGCAAGGTCAAGGCGCACGACGAGAACAGCGTGGCCGGCGTGGGCGACCGCGTCCAGCTGATGGAGACCCGGCCCCTGTCCGCCACCAAGCGGTGGCGGCTGGTCGAGGTCCTCGAGAAGGCCAAGTAGTACTCGGTGCGGCCGGCCGACCGC
This window contains:
- the rplP gene encoding 50S ribosomal protein L16, whose protein sequence is MLMPRRVKHRKQHHPKRKGMAKGGTEVTFGDFGLQALEPAYITNRQIEAARIAMTRHIKRGGKIWINIFPDRPLTKKPAETRMGSGKGSPEWWVANVKPGRVMFEMSYPNEEIAREALLRAAHKLPCKCRIVTREGSF
- the rpmC gene encoding 50S ribosomal protein L29, whose translation is MATGTQASELRELGEEELTTSLREAKEELFNLRFQMATGQLDNNRRLRTVRRNIARIYTVLRERELGLAAGPDEDGAA
- the rpsQ gene encoding 30S ribosomal protein S17 — translated: MSEDKTVSTTENAASTEAADERGRRKIRIGYVVSDKMEKTIVVELEDRVKHPLYGKIIRRTSKVKAHDENSVAGVGDRVQLMETRPLSATKRWRLVEVLEKAK